One Neisseria sicca genomic region harbors:
- the rarD gene encoding EamA family transporter RarD, translated as MTDFSKGLVAALASNLLFSMLFLYGTWMRPMTGTEVFAWRMVAMLVAICVLMGMSDGWKAAGQFVRETGRNWKRWFLIMLPTPVFASQLWLFVWSPVNGEGVNVAMGYFLFPLAMLACGRIWFKETLNRLQIVAVVSACLGVAWELVRSGAFSWATVWVFGTYPIYYLVRRKLGVPALIGLTFDLLVIAPCALFYILTQTDTINLIASTPKLIGFIVLLGINSAVAMHLNLKASQLLPIAVFGMLSYLEPVLLFIISIAWLGEPLESGALISYGFIWLGLSLMMVNGWLAMKRRVV; from the coding sequence ATGACGGATTTCTCAAAGGGGCTTGTGGCGGCGTTGGCTTCCAATTTATTGTTTTCCATGCTGTTTCTGTACGGAACTTGGATGCGTCCGATGACCGGGACGGAAGTTTTCGCTTGGCGCATGGTTGCAATGTTGGTGGCCATATGCGTATTGATGGGCATGAGCGATGGCTGGAAGGCGGCAGGGCAGTTTGTTCGTGAAACGGGCAGGAATTGGAAACGTTGGTTTTTGATTATGTTACCCACGCCTGTTTTCGCAAGTCAGCTTTGGCTGTTTGTATGGTCACCGGTCAATGGCGAAGGCGTGAATGTGGCAATGGGCTATTTCCTGTTCCCATTGGCGATGCTGGCGTGTGGCAGGATTTGGTTTAAGGAAACGCTTAACCGTCTGCAAATAGTAGCGGTCGTATCGGCATGTTTGGGCGTGGCATGGGAGTTGGTACGATCCGGCGCATTTTCATGGGCGACGGTATGGGTATTCGGAACATATCCCATCTATTATTTGGTGCGCCGCAAACTGGGCGTGCCGGCATTGATAGGGCTGACGTTTGATTTGCTCGTGATTGCACCTTGTGCCTTGTTTTATATTCTGACGCAAACCGATACCATTAATTTGATTGCGTCTACCCCAAAACTTATCGGCTTTATCGTACTGCTGGGTATCAATAGCGCGGTCGCCATGCATTTGAATTTAAAAGCAAGCCAATTATTACCCATTGCCGTATTCGGTATGTTGAGCTATTTGGAACCGGTCTTGCTGTTTATCATTTCGATTGCGTGGCTGGGCGAACCTTTGGAGAGCGGGGCATTAATCAGCTATGGATTTATCTGGTTGGGGTTGAGTCTGATGATGGTAAACGGATGGCTGGCAATGAAGAGAAGGGTCGTCTGA
- the hpf gene encoding ribosome hibernation-promoting factor, HPF/YfiA family → MNLKITGLNFDVTEAIKNYVSEKLERINRHAANAISVTITLSVEKLNQQAEADIHLAGKDLHVEAVEQDMYAAIDVLMDKLDRAVLKHKEKSGDVRNTVKPAAE, encoded by the coding sequence ATGAATCTGAAAATCACCGGTCTGAATTTCGACGTTACCGAGGCCATCAAAAACTACGTTTCCGAAAAATTGGAACGCATCAACCGCCACGCAGCCAACGCCATTTCCGTTACCATCACCCTTTCTGTGGAAAAACTCAATCAACAGGCTGAAGCAGACATCCATCTGGCGGGCAAAGACCTCCACGTCGAGGCCGTTGAACAAGACATGTACGCCGCCATTGATGTTCTGATGGACAAGCTCGACCGTGCGGTGCTGAAACATAAAGAAAAAAGCGGCGATGTCCGCAACACGGTAAAACCTGCCGCAGAATAG
- the rplM gene encoding 50S ribosomal protein L13: MKTFSAKPHEVKREWFVIDAQDKVLGRVAAEVAHRLRGKHKPEYTPHVDTGDYIIVINADKLRVTGAKFEDKKYFRHSGFPGGIYERTFREMQEQFPGRALEQAVKGMLPKGPLGYAMIKKLKVYAGAEHAHAAQQPKVLELK; this comes from the coding sequence ATGAAAACCTTTTCAGCGAAACCCCACGAGGTGAAGCGCGAATGGTTTGTTATCGACGCCCAAGACAAAGTTCTGGGTCGCGTTGCAGCCGAAGTCGCACACCGTCTGCGTGGCAAGCACAAACCTGAATACACCCCCCACGTTGACACTGGCGACTACATCATCGTCATCAACGCGGACAAACTGCGTGTAACCGGTGCCAAATTCGAAGACAAAAAATACTTCCGTCACTCCGGTTTCCCCGGCGGTATCTACGAGCGTACTTTCCGTGAAATGCAAGAGCAATTCCCGGGTCGCGCTTTGGAACAAGCCGTAAAAGGCATGTTGCCTAAAGGTCCATTGGGTTACGCCATGATCAAAAAACTGAAAGTGTATGCTGGTGCAGAACACGCCCATGCCGCACAACAACCCAAAGTTTTGGAATTGAAATAA
- a CDS encoding NAD(P)H-dependent glycerol-3-phosphate dehydrogenase: MKITVIGAGSWGTALALHFASHGNEVALWTRNPEQVRTLQAERENKRGLPGFPFPESLTVYADLGDALKDSGLVLVVTSVAGLRSSAELLKQHNADHIPVLAACKGFEQDTGLLTFQVLKEVLPENKKIGVLSGPSFAQELAKQLPCAVVVASENQEWIEELVPQLNTNVMRLYGSTDVIGVAVGGAVKNVMAIATGLSDGLEYGLNARAALVTRGLAEITRLAMAMGAQPKTMMGLAGIGDLILTCTGALSRNRRVGLGLAEGKELHQVLVEIGHVSEGVSTIEEVFNTAVKYQIDMPITQTLLQLIRKEMTPQQVAERLMERSARFE, from the coding sequence ATGAAAATCACCGTCATCGGCGCAGGTTCTTGGGGTACAGCCCTTGCTCTGCACTTTGCCAGCCACGGCAACGAAGTCGCCCTTTGGACACGCAATCCCGAACAAGTCCGTACATTGCAGGCAGAACGTGAAAACAAACGCGGCCTGCCCGGTTTCCCTTTCCCTGAATCCTTAACCGTTTATGCCGATTTGGGTGATGCGCTCAAAGACAGCGGGCTCGTCCTTGTCGTAACTTCTGTCGCAGGTTTGAGAAGCAGCGCGGAACTCCTCAAACAACACAATGCCGACCATATCCCCGTCCTTGCTGCCTGCAAAGGCTTTGAACAAGACACAGGGCTGTTGACCTTCCAAGTATTGAAAGAAGTATTGCCTGAGAACAAAAAAATCGGCGTGCTGTCAGGTCCGAGCTTTGCCCAAGAACTCGCCAAACAACTGCCTTGCGCCGTGGTTGTCGCCTCAGAAAATCAGGAATGGATCGAGGAATTGGTGCCGCAACTCAACACCAACGTAATGCGCCTTTACGGCAGCACGGACGTTATCGGCGTGGCTGTCGGCGGTGCCGTCAAAAACGTTATGGCAATCGCCACCGGTCTTTCCGACGGTCTCGAATACGGGCTCAATGCGCGTGCGGCGCTGGTGACGCGCGGTCTCGCCGAAATCACCCGTCTTGCCATGGCTATGGGTGCGCAGCCCAAAACCATGATGGGGCTTGCCGGCATCGGCGACCTTATCCTGACCTGTACCGGCGCACTTTCGCGCAACCGCCGTGTCGGTTTGGGTTTGGCAGAAGGCAAAGAACTGCATCAAGTGTTGGTGGAAATCGGCCATGTTTCCGAGGGCGTCAGCACCATCGAAGAAGTGTTTAACACCGCTGTGAAATACCAAATCGATATGCCCATTACCCAAACCCTGCTGCAACTCATCCGCAAGGAAATGACCCCGCAGCAAGTTGCAGAAAGACTCATGGAGCGCAGCGCGCGCTTTGAGTAA
- a CDS encoding cell division protein ZapA, whose amino-acid sequence MSIEQVSLDIMNVNFTINTPSEEKDTLLQAVDMLNKKSAAIKESGRIVGSDKIAIMTALNVVHDLLKITLKDDLAIGEFERKITDMNNACQKALARLEQN is encoded by the coding sequence ATGAGTATCGAACAAGTCAGCCTCGACATCATGAATGTCAATTTCACCATCAACACCCCGAGCGAAGAAAAAGATACCCTGCTCCAAGCTGTTGATATGCTCAACAAAAAAAGTGCCGCCATCAAAGAGAGCGGACGCATTGTCGGCAGCGATAAAATCGCCATTATGACCGCGCTCAACGTCGTCCACGACCTCCTTAAAATCACACTCAAAGACGATTTGGCAATAGGTGAATTTGAGCGTAAAATAACCGACATGAACAACGCTTGCCAAAAAGCTTTGGCGCGGTTGGAACAAAACTGA
- the rpsI gene encoding 30S ribosomal protein S9 — MNGKYYYGTGRRKSSVARVFLTKGTGQIIVNGRPVDEFFARETSRMVVRQPLVLTENAEAFDIKVNVIGGGETGQSGAIRHGITRALIDFDAALKPALSQAGFVTRDAREVERKKPGLRKARRAKQFSKR; from the coding sequence ATGAACGGTAAATACTACTACGGCACAGGCCGCCGCAAAAGTTCAGTGGCTCGTGTATTCCTGACTAAAGGTACCGGCCAAATCATCGTAAACGGTCGTCCCGTTGACGAATTCTTCGCCCGCGAAACCAGCCGCATGGTTGTTCGCCAACCTTTGGTTCTGACTGAAAACGCTGAAGCGTTCGACATCAAAGTCAACGTTATCGGCGGCGGTGAAACCGGTCAATCCGGTGCTATCCGTCACGGCATTACCCGCGCCCTGATCGACTTCGACGCTGCGTTGAAACCTGCCTTGTCTCAAGCCGGTTTCGTGACTCGCGATGCCCGTGAAGTTGAACGTAAAAAACCAGGTCTGCGCAAAGCACGTCGCGCAAAACAATTCTCCAAACGTTAA
- the rpoN gene encoding RNA polymerase factor sigma-54, translated as MTLLGLKLRQTQQLNQRLQQSLRILQMSGIELEREVEDWLQDNPLLERPETDEFADAEFNHGTTMPRSNHLGGDDAEDAWLNIAKEEDFNQYLHAQVCEHPLSDKEAAYVHILIDFLDDQGYFTDSIQDVIDNTPLEWMLDEDELQNALDLLQTFDPPGVAAADLTESLMLQLMRLPASPARQAAAHLIQSSLHDLGKNRKQNIIRFRKLFPEIDSETIEAALDIIATLNPYPAYGFASSEPTAYIQPDVWVKEGKDGWKVIGNEAAWPKLQLNREYCELMKSAEDGAPEWKEKINEAKQRIDSLELRKSTVIRLAEYIVKNQEDFFIFGEIGLAPMLMKDAAAELGLAESTISRAANQKYLSCPRGLFALRYFFTQAVNSEGDKEGLSQGAIKAVLGQIIENEDSSKPHSDETLVRLLKQQGIDIARRTVAKYRESLDVPPAHKRKLTE; from the coding sequence ATGACCTTACTCGGCCTCAAACTCAGGCAGACCCAACAACTCAACCAACGTCTGCAACAATCCCTGCGCATCCTGCAAATGTCCGGCATCGAACTCGAACGCGAGGTCGAAGACTGGTTGCAGGACAATCCCCTGCTCGAACGTCCCGAAACCGACGAATTTGCCGACGCAGAGTTCAATCACGGCACCACCATGCCGCGCAGCAACCACCTCGGCGGCGACGATGCCGAAGACGCATGGCTCAACATTGCCAAAGAAGAAGATTTCAACCAATACCTGCACGCCCAAGTGTGCGAACACCCTCTTTCCGACAAAGAAGCCGCCTACGTCCATATCCTTATCGACTTCCTGGACGACCAAGGCTATTTCACCGACAGCATCCAAGACGTTATCGACAACACGCCCTTGGAATGGATGCTGGACGAAGACGAACTGCAAAACGCCCTCGACCTTTTGCAGACCTTCGACCCGCCCGGCGTTGCCGCCGCCGACCTGACCGAATCCCTGATGCTCCAACTCATGCGCCTGCCCGCCAGCCCCGCGCGTCAGGCGGCCGCCCACCTCATCCAAAGTTCGCTGCACGATTTGGGCAAAAACCGCAAACAAAACATCATCCGCTTCCGCAAACTCTTTCCCGAAATCGACAGCGAAACCATAGAAGCCGCACTCGACATCATCGCCACGCTCAACCCCTACCCCGCCTACGGTTTCGCCTCCTCCGAACCGACCGCTTACATCCAGCCCGACGTTTGGGTCAAAGAAGGCAAAGACGGCTGGAAAGTCATCGGCAACGAAGCCGCCTGGCCCAAGCTGCAACTCAACCGCGAATACTGCGAACTGATGAAATCCGCAGAAGACGGTGCACCCGAGTGGAAAGAAAAAATCAACGAAGCCAAGCAGCGCATCGACTCTCTCGAACTGCGCAAAAGCACCGTCATCCGCCTTGCCGAATACATCGTCAAAAATCAGGAAGACTTCTTCATCTTCGGCGAAATCGGGCTCGCGCCCATGCTCATGAAAGACGCAGCCGCCGAATTGGGGCTTGCCGAAAGCACCATTTCGCGCGCCGCCAACCAAAAATATTTGTCTTGCCCGCGCGGACTATTTGCGTTACGCTATTTCTTCACACAGGCAGTCAATTCCGAAGGCGACAAAGAAGGCCTGAGCCAAGGCGCGATTAAAGCCGTTTTGGGGCAGATTATCGAAAACGAAGACAGCAGCAAACCCCATTCCGACGAAACCCTTGTCCGCCTCCTCAAACAACAGGGCATAGACATCGCCCGCCGCACCGTCGCCAAATACAGGGAATCGCTCGACGTCCCGCCGGCACACAAACGCAAACTTACCGAATGA